One stretch of Anabas testudineus chromosome 24, fAnaTes1.2, whole genome shotgun sequence DNA includes these proteins:
- the clic5b gene encoding chloride intracellular channel protein 5b isoform X1, whose amino-acid sequence MDNITVDEHDESRAAADSPDRDAKYENSGEARRQLVSEVQVHASAERERSSPDYMDVRDRRRRRSSNSSSSSSSSSSSSNEGEVKTKHVAEQEVAPTVENGGSRRSSSSSSSSASSANPGDPCDEPSIQPMIEEEDNAEDGMLMAYTHPNIGAKPAEPVDYSLKTLENVTLDESSAAPADPSQPDISLFVKAGNDGESIGNCPFSQRLFMILWLKGVVFNVTTVDLKRKPADLQNLAPGTHPPFLTFNGEVKTDINKIEEFLEETLSPPKYPRLAAKQRESNTAGNDIFAKFSAYIKNTKPEANAALEKGLTKALKKLDDYLNSPLPDEIDANSREEEKGSRRCFLDGNELTLADCNLLPKLHIVKVVAKKYRNYDIPSDMTGVWRYLKNAYTRDEFTNTCAADAEIETAYKDVARRLAK is encoded by the exons ATGGACAACATCACAGTAGATGAGCACGATGAGAGCCGTGCTGCAGCTGACAGTCCCGATCGAGATGCCAAGTATGAGAACTCAGGTGAGGCCCGGCGTCAGCTTGTCAGCGAGGTGCAGGTCCACGCCTCAGCGGAGCGAGAGCGCAGCTCACCGGACTATATGGACGTCAGGGACAGGCGCCGCCGccgcagcagcaacagcagcagcagcagcagctcgtcCTCTTCATCCAGCAATGAGGGTGAAGTTAAAACCAAGCACGTTGCAGAGCAAGAAGTTGCGCCGACTGTGGAGAATGGCGGATCCAGGCGCTCATCGAGCTCCTCGAGCTCCTCAGCATCCTCCGCCAACCCCGGAGACCCGTGCGACGAGCCGTCAATCCAGCCGATGATAGAGGAGGAGGATAACGCCGAGGACGGGATGCTGATGGCCTACACCCACCCCAACATTGGCGCCAAGCCGGCGGAGCCGGTCGACTACAGCCTGAAAACTCTGGAGAATGTGACTCTGGATGAGAGCAGCGCTGCACCGGCTGACCCCAGCCAGCCCGACATCTCTCTGTTCGTCAAG GCAGGCAACGATGGAGAGAGCATTGGAAACTGTCCTTTCTCTCAGCGTCTCTTCATGATCCTCTGGCTCAAAGGAGTCGTGTTCAACGTCACCACTGTCGACCTCAAAAG AAAGCCAGCTGATCTGCAGAACCTAGCCCCCGGGACACACCCTCCTTTCTTGACCTTCAACGGAGAGGTCAAGACTGATATCAACAAGATCGAGGAGTTCCTTGAGGAAACTCTCAGTCCCCCAAA GTATCCCAGACTGGCCGCCAAACAGAGGGAGTCCAACACAGCTGGAAATGACATCTTTGCCAAGTTCTCAGCCTACATCAAGAACACCAAACCAGAGGCCAACGCTG CTCTAGAGAAAGGTTTGACCAAGGCTCTAAAGAAGCTGGATGACTACCTGAACAGCCCGCTGCCAGATGAGATCGAtgcaaacagcagagaggaggagaaaggctCCAGAAGATGCTTCCTGGATGGCAATGAGCTGACTCTGGCAGACTGCAACCTGCTGCCTAAGCTGCACATAGTCAAG GTTGTTGCGAAGAAGTACCGCAACTACGACATCCCCTCGGACATGACGGGCGTGTGGCGGTACCTGAAGAACGCCTACACGCGCGATGAATTCACCAACACCTGCGCTGCTGATGCTGAGATCGAGACGGCCTACAAAGACGTGGCGAGGAGACTGGCCAAGTAG
- the clic5b gene encoding chloride intracellular channel protein 5b isoform X2 has protein sequence MSTNSQDREPDIELFVKAGNDGESIGNCPFSQRLFMILWLKGVVFNVTTVDLKRKPADLQNLAPGTHPPFLTFNGEVKTDINKIEEFLEETLSPPKYPRLAAKQRESNTAGNDIFAKFSAYIKNTKPEANAALEKGLTKALKKLDDYLNSPLPDEIDANSREEEKGSRRCFLDGNELTLADCNLLPKLHIVKVVAKKYRNYDIPSDMTGVWRYLKNAYTRDEFTNTCAADAEIETAYKDVARRLAK, from the exons ATGTCCACTAACAGTCAAGACAGAGAACCTGATATTGAACTTTTTGTCAAG GCAGGCAACGATGGAGAGAGCATTGGAAACTGTCCTTTCTCTCAGCGTCTCTTCATGATCCTCTGGCTCAAAGGAGTCGTGTTCAACGTCACCACTGTCGACCTCAAAAG AAAGCCAGCTGATCTGCAGAACCTAGCCCCCGGGACACACCCTCCTTTCTTGACCTTCAACGGAGAGGTCAAGACTGATATCAACAAGATCGAGGAGTTCCTTGAGGAAACTCTCAGTCCCCCAAA GTATCCCAGACTGGCCGCCAAACAGAGGGAGTCCAACACAGCTGGAAATGACATCTTTGCCAAGTTCTCAGCCTACATCAAGAACACCAAACCAGAGGCCAACGCTG CTCTAGAGAAAGGTTTGACCAAGGCTCTAAAGAAGCTGGATGACTACCTGAACAGCCCGCTGCCAGATGAGATCGAtgcaaacagcagagaggaggagaaaggctCCAGAAGATGCTTCCTGGATGGCAATGAGCTGACTCTGGCAGACTGCAACCTGCTGCCTAAGCTGCACATAGTCAAG GTTGTTGCGAAGAAGTACCGCAACTACGACATCCCCTCGGACATGACGGGCGTGTGGCGGTACCTGAAGAACGCCTACACGCGCGATGAATTCACCAACACCTGCGCTGCTGATGCTGAGATCGAGACGGCCTACAAAGACGTGGCGAGGAGACTGGCCAAGTAG